One genomic segment of Anguilla anguilla isolate fAngAng1 chromosome 2, fAngAng1.pri, whole genome shotgun sequence includes these proteins:
- the itgb4 gene encoding integrin beta-4 isoform X1, which translates to MGRWAVCLSVWVLFLTLYWTTAHAEKVNRCQAAQNSNCSVCIQTGKGCSYCSDEIFDAPRCDLYDNLMDNGCKLIMSVQSEREMKEFKQINTKLKQAQVAPQLMKMRLVPGEEQEVEMHVFEPARGPLDLYILMDFSNSMSDDLDNLKRMGAELADLVGKLSDDYTIGFGKFVDKVTEPQTDMRPSKLAQPWPNSDPPFSFKNVIKLTNNITFFRDILQGERISGNLDAPEGGFDAILQAAVCQDNIGWRPHSTHLLVFSTESAFHYEADGANVLAGILPRNDEACHLTKDGTYTHDTLQDYPSVPTLVRLLGKHNIIPIFAVTNHSYTYYEKLHHYFPIAELGQLQEDSSNILSILESAFENIRSKISIRSEDRPKAVDAQVLSATGSSAEYNTFKITPGKTGTFKVKVKALEKVGNQHVCQLSEQDKEGIMRIKPTTFSTAFKIDAGVLCQSCDCEKTPIKKAERCTGNGDLICGKCHCYTGWLGSFCNCSTGATTGNQGCIGPDMKLPCSGRGDCLCGICVCGSTQYEGPFCQYDKTQCQRVGGFLCNDRGTCFHGQCVCEEGWEGSGCECPKSNQTCLDSRGGICNGRGECKCGRCECHDSTMLLSDICEANVEAQLGICEGTRSCAQCKAWKTGDRKGEECKGCPFNITMVDELQKKEDVIETCTFRDEEDDCTYHYTVDYAVQPNDVNDVQVLKKKDCPPAGFLWLIPLIMFLMLLLGLLLLCCWKYCACCKACLALLPCCGRGRMVGFKEDQYMLRQSALTSNDLDTPLVRTGPLKGTDVVRWKITDNVHRSPNHPLAQITPNPKEILPHPISLRLNRAFTENLSRPETLDTDMLRREVDDSLNDIYKQIPGAQKVQKTKFRTQPNAGKRQNNTIVDTVLSAPRSTYPDIVKLTEKQVQAANFGDLKVVPGYYTVATDREATGAVEMQEGVELVDVRVPLFVKDEDDDKKQLKVEALDVPLGIAEIGRRFVDITIIKEHAKSVLTFLQPSYTYSRLDGVANIPINREIIEDGRTQVTYRTRDLTARDNKDYIGVEGDLTYQPGETQKTVPVKLLELGEDDSLLGEKQVKQFVMDLSNPRQGAKLGKYPRTTVTITDMPEPSVVMFKKGTQNYTTFDPSYSVPVVRTRNQESPATVHWRTRKSSRFDLSGILKFAPGETEKNVVIDPQAYPSPIKPETFHLELFDPSSNATIGERKTTLINVTDRGDNAMQTMGFVSQVAQSPGGRLLAPGNIKATATGPKNIRLNWAVPSGNPLGYKVKYWIQGDPEADAQVIDCKNPQAELTNLYPYCDYEMRVCAYNALGDGHYSNVVHCQTKEDVPSEPGRLAFNVISPTVTQLSWAEPAETNGLITAYEVTYTPIDEDGKPTGQTKKVKIDNPKKRMLLIENLQPSQTYIYNVRACNSIGWGPHRDATINLATQPNRPMSIPIIPDIPIVDAEAGDDYESYLMYSNEVLRSPGDSKRPSVADEDQFMNGRWDQSFLYPGASSSMTRNISSSSHTQVSPLSQLSPSYHGAGGSMNINTTTTYLSGQGKPISSKQGVTKVGGLRTEEVVMRKRSERGYYDSDGVRDSIVMADIPEFPDSLGVSGYSKTLVNYSVGQSGRARTQSEDVNDALQNLDRVLQDPRLTPGVPDTPTRLVFSALGPTALKVSWQEPHCERDVLGYCVLYQLLSGGEVKRIEVPSTAGNSVVVKDLLPNHSYIFKVKAQSQEGWGPEREGVITIESAVDPKSPLSPVPGSPFTLSTPSAPGPLVFTALSPEALQLSWDKPRKPNGDILGYMVTCEQLHGGGDVRSFQVSGDNAETSLTVSDLTENVPYKFKVQARTTQGFGPEREGIITIESQDGGNLSQFSSQAMTRRDVFHLPGEISTRTNVTHTTFDDPFLTDGMMMSTQHTETRGTVTRHVTKEVVSRGVVSGTSMTKMVEKFYEA; encoded by the exons ATGGGGAGATGGGCtgtatgtctctctgtgtgggtGCTGTTTCTCACACTCTACTGGACCACTGCCCATGCTGAAAAAG TCAATCGCTGTCAAGCTGCTCAAAACTCCAACTGCTCAGTATGCATCCAGACTGGGAAAGGCTGCTCCTACTGTTCTGATGAG ATCTTTGATGCTCCACGCTGTGACTTGTATGACAACCTGATGGATAATGGCTGCAAGCTTATCATGAGCGttcagagtgagagggaaatgAAGGAG TTTAAGCAGATCAACACCAAGCTGAAGCAGGCACAAGTGGCTCCTCAGCTAATGAAGATGCGCCTGGTTccaggagaggaacaggaagtggagatgcatgtctttgagcctgCCAGGGGTCCCCTCGACCTTTACATTCTGATGGACTTCTCCAACTCCATGTCTGACGATTTGGACAACCTGAAGAGGATGGGGGCTGAGCTGG CTGACCTGGTGGGAAAATTGTCAGATGATTATACCATTGGCTTCGGGAAGTTTGTGGACAAAGTCACGGAGCCACAGACCGATATGAGGCCTTCAAA ACTGGCACAGCCATGGCCAAATAGTGATCCCCCCTTCTCCTTCAAGAATGTGATTAAGCTCACCAACAACATCACATTCTTCCGTGACATACTTCAGGGGGAGCGTATCTCTGGCAACTTGGATGCCCCAGAAGGAGGATTTGATGCCATATTACAGGCTGCTGTGTGCCAG GACAACATTGGCTGGCGACCCCACAGCACCCACCTGCTGGTCTTCTCAACAGAGTCTGCGTTCCACTACGAGGCAGACGGTGCCAACGTGCTGGCTGGCATCCTGCCTCGCAATGATGAAGCCTGTCACCTGACGAAAGATGGCACCTACACGCATGACACTTTGCAGGATTACCCGTCTGTGCCTACGCTAGTGCGGCTGCTGGGCAAGCACAACATCATTCCCATCTTTGCCGTCACCAACCACTCCTACACGTACTATGAG AAGTTGCATCACTATTTTCCTATTGCTGAACTGGGACAATTACAAGAAGACTCCTCCAACATCTTGAGTATCCTGGAAAGTGCCTTTGAG AATATCCGTTCCAAGATCAGCATCCGTTCTGAGGACAGACCCAAAGCTGTGGATGCACAGGTCCTTTCTGCTACTGGCAGTTCGGCTGAATATAACACCTTTAAGATTACACCAGGAAAAACT GGCACCTTCAAGGTGAAGGTGAAAGCTCTCGAGAAAGTCGGCAACCAGCACGTCTGCCAGCTGTCAGAGCAAGACAAAGAGGGAATAATGAGAATCAAACCAACAACATTCAGCACCGCCTTCAAAATTGACGCCGGAGTTCTCTGCCAGTCCTGTGACTGCGAGAAG ACGCCTATAAAGAAAGCTGAGAGATGCACTGGGAATGGAGATCTGATCTGTGGGAAGTGCCATTGCTATACAGGCTG GCTGGGGAGTTTCTGTAACTGCTCTACTGGAGCCACAACGGGCAACCAGGGCTGCATTGGGCCCGACATGAAGCTGCCCTGTTCAGGCCGCGGGGACTGCCTGTGCGGCATCTGCGTCTGCGGCTCCACTCAGTAtgagggccccttctgccagtaCGACAAGACCCAGTGCCAGCGCGTCGGGGGATTTCTCTGCAATG ATCGAGGCACCTGCTTCCacggtcagtgtgtgtgcgaggaGGGCTGGGAGGGGTCAGGCTGTGAGTGTCCCAAAAGCAACCAGACCTGCCTGGACTCCAGGGGG GGGATCTGTAACGGGCGGGGCGAGTGCAAGTGTGGACGTTGTGAATGCCACGACTCCACAATGCTTCTGAGCGACATCTGTGAGGCCAATGTCGAG GCACAACTGGGAATATGTGAAGGCACACGCAGCTGTGCCCAGTGCAAGGCCTGGAAAACAGGAgacaggaagggggaggagtGTAAGGGCTGCCCCTTCAACATCACCATGGTGGATGAACTCCAGAAGA AGGAGGATGTGATCGAGACCTGCACTTTCCGAGATGAGGAAGATGACTGCACCTACCACTACACCGTGGACTATGCGGTCCAGCCCAATGATGTGAACGATGTCCAAGTGCTCAAGAAGAAGG ACTGCCCCCCAGCAGGCTTCCTGTGGCTCATCCCCCTCATCATGTTCCTCATGCTGCTACtgggtctgctgctgctgtgctgctggaaGTACTGCGCCTGCTGCAAG gcCTGCCTGGCATTGCTGCCGTGTTGTGGTCGAG GCCGTATGGTGGGCTTCAAAGAGGACCAGTACATGCTGCGTCAGTCTGCCCTGACTTCCAATGATCTGGACACGCCCCTGGTGCGCACTGGCCCCCTCAAGGGCACTGACGTGGTGCGCTGGAAGATCACTGACAATGTTCACCGCTCGCCCAACCACCCGCTGGCCCAGATCACGCCCAACCCCAAGGAAATCC tccCACACCCTATCTCTCTGCGACTGAATCGTGCGTTCACCGAAAACCTGTCCCGCCCTGAAACCCTTGATACTGACATGCTCCGCAGGGAGGTGGACGACAGT CTTAATGACATCTACAAGCAGATCCCTGGTGCTCAGAAGGTTCAAAAGACCAAATTCAG GACCCAGCCCAATGCTGGAAAAAG GCAGAACAACACCATTGTGGACACAGTTCTTTCAGCACCCCGCTCCACGTACCCTGACATTGTCAAACTGACTGAGAAGCAGGTCCAAGCCGCTAACTTTGGGGACCTGAAAGTTGTTCCCGGCTACTACACTGTGGCCACAGACAGAG AGGCAACAGGAGCCGTGGAGATGCAGGAGGGCGTAGAGTTGGTGGACGTACGCGTGCCTCTCTTCGTCAAGGATGAAGATGACGATAAGAAGCAGCTGAAGGTGGAGGCCTTGGACGTTCCCCTGGGCATTGCTGAGATCGGCCGCCGCTTTGTCGACATCACTATAATCAAGGAGCACG CAAAGAGTGTCCTGACCTTCCTGCAGCCTTCCTACACCTATAGCCGGCTGGATGGGGTGGCAAACATCCCCATCAACCGTGAGATCATCGAGGATGGGCGCACGCAGGTCACGTATCGTACCCGTGACCTCACTGCCAGGGATAATAAG GACTATATTGGAGTGGAAGGAGATCTGACCTATCAGCCAGGGGAGACCCAGAAGACCGTGCCCGTGAAGCTTCTGGAACTGGGCGAGGATGACTCCCTCCTGGGCGAAAAGCAGGTCAAGCAGTTTGTGATGGACCTGAGCAATCCGCGACAGGGCGCCAAGCTGGGAAAATACCCCCGCACCACAGTCACCATCACTGACATGCCAG AGCCCAGTGTGGTGATGTTTAAGAAGGGCACGCAGAACTACACAACCTTTGACCCCAGCTACTCCGTCCCCGTTGTGCGGACGCGCAACCAGGAAAGCCCAGCCACCGTTCATTGGCGTACCCGCAAGTCCTCACGCTTCGACCTGTCGGGCATTCTCAAGTTTGCCCCTGGTGAGACAGAGAAGAACGTGGTAATTGACCCACAAGCCTATCCCAGCCCTATCAAGCCGGAAACCTTCCACCTGGAGCTGTTTGACCCGAGCAGCAATGCCACCATTGGGGAGAGGAAGACCACCCTCATCAATGTCACTGACCGTG gGGACAACGCCATGCAGACGATGGGGTTCGTCAGCCAAGTTGCCCAGTCACCTGGGGGACGGCTTTTAGCCCCAGGTAACATCAAAGCCACTGCCACAGGACCCAAAAATATCCGTCTCAACTGGGCTGTTCCATCTGGCAACCCCCTTGGCTACAAA GTAAAGTACTGGATCCAAGGAGACCCCGAGGCAGATGCCCAAGTGATCGATTGCAAGAACCCACAGGCTGAGCTGACCAACCTCTACCCATATTGTGACTATgagatgcgtgtgtgtgcctacaATGCACTGGGCGATGGCCACTACAGTAATGTGGTTCACTGTCAGACAAAAGAGGACG tTCCCAGCGAGCCAGGGCGTCTGGCCTTCAATGTAATCAGTCCAACTGTCACTCAACTGAGTTGGGCCGAGCCAGCTGAGACCAATGGCCTCATCACTGCCTATGAAGTCACTTACACACCCATTGATGAGGATGGCA AACCCACAGGTCAGACAAAGAAAGTGAAGATTGACAACCCCAAGAAGCGCATGCTGTTGATTGAAAACCTGCAGCCCTCACAGACATACATCTATAATGTCCGTGCTTGCAACAGTATTGGCTGGGGGCCGCACAGAGATGCCACCATTAACCTGGCCACACAGCCTAACAGGCCCATGTCCA TTCCGATCATTCCTGACATCCCCATCGTTGATGCGGAAGCAGGTGACGACTATGAAAGCTACCTGATGTACAGCAATGAGGTCTTGCGTTCCCCAGGTGACAGCAAGAGGCCCAGTGTGGCTGATGAAG ATCAGTTCATGAATGGGAGATGGGATCAGAGTTTCTTGTACCCCGGAGCCTCAAGTTCAATGACGCGCAACATTTCATCCTCCAGCCACACCCaggtctcccccctctcccagctTAGCCCCAGCTATCACggagcagggggcagcatgAACATAAATACCACCACCACTTACTTATCTGGACAAG GGAAACCCATCTCAAGCAAACAGGGAGTGACGAAAGTCGGTGGGTTGCGCACGGAGGAAGTGGTGATGAGGAAACGCTCTGAGAGGGGTTACTATGACAGTGATGGTGTGCGAGACTCCATCGTAATGGCGGACATACCTGAGTTCCCAGACAGTCTAG GTGTGTCTGGCTACAGCAAGACGCTGGTGAACTACAGCGTGGGTCAGAGCGGCAGGGCGCGCACGCAGTCTGAAGACGTCAACGACGCACTGCAGAACCTGGATAGGGTGCTCCAGG ACCCCAGGCTGACCCCAGGAGTCCCAGACACACCCACTCGGCTGGTGTTCTCTGCCCTGGGACCTACTGCCCTCAAAGTCAGTTGGCAGGAGCCTCATTGTGAAAGAGATGTCCTGGGCTACTGCGTCCTTTACCAACTGCTCAGTGGAG GTGAGGTGAAGCGTATCGAGGTGCCCAGCACTGCAGGGAACTCTGTGGTGGTAAAAGACCTCCTGCCCAATCACTCCTACATCTTCAAGGTCAAAGCACAGAGCCAGGAAGGCTGGGGTCCCGAAAGAGAGGGCGTGATCACAATTGAATCTGCCGTGGATCCCAAGAGTCCCCTCAGCCCTGTGCCAG GATCCCCGTTCACCCTCAGCACCCCCAGTGCCCCCGGTCCCCTGGTGTTCACTGCCCTCAGCCCCGAGGctctgcagctcagctgggacAAACCACGCAAGCCCAACGGGGACATCCTGGGCTACATGGTCACCTGCGAACAACTGCATGGGGGAG GTGATGTCCGCTCCTTCCAGGTGAGCGGAGACAACGCAGAGACCAGCCTGACTGTGTCTGACCTGACTGAGAATGTGCCCTATAAGTTTAAAGTCCAGGCCAGAACCACACAGGGCTTcggtcctgagagagagggcatCATCACCATCGAGTCCCAGGATGGAG GTAACTTGTCCCAATTCAGCAGTCAGGCAATGACAAGGAGAGACGTGTTCCATCTTCCAGGAGAGATCAGTACTCGTACCAATGTCACTCACACCACATTTGACGACCCCTTTTTAACAG ATGGAATGATGATGTCCACGCAGCACACAGAGACCAGGGGCACAGTGACCCGACATGTCACCAAAGAGGTGGTGAGCAGGGGCGTTGTGTCAGGAACCAGCATGACCAAAATGGTGGAGAAGTTCTACGAGGCCTGA